A genome region from Numida meleagris isolate 19003 breed g44 Domestic line chromosome 14, NumMel1.0, whole genome shotgun sequence includes the following:
- the LOC110406452 gene encoding thyroid adenoma-associated protein homolog isoform X3 — protein MGAEREARACAAFYGDAGRCGPGLAALRCVRCLQQFAGSTAKRCRDKHLEEALQLARTLGEELRALGETEAQPLLRCVLAFQLEAAGSSSAFQKLEQIVTQLAVGQEAVLAQEVGTLLAGLALHKEVLSPEDLQAVCMFIEESSLGRHHWQQNMAPLLQHLAHTLGYVLQGQPAPSSAWGCLAVKACLQLFQALPKDVAPLVWSAAAKSEALQDILRLLLEVVAGKALSKDMRLLAGTALSMLLNTAPQLESGASAALALFQLTDRADAGELRVGELVVEAHSIPEADGLEKLALSRGLLTCCRADILCCQLEGSTCQACLLLDVLFPTVCALSKEQKDCHYHCFQVMVLWLRRVQENLPKLWHLRGSRLLAKDAELLQELTQLVWDNAEAPVEGVSEFIQSSFRLLLEIYHLECQHFEDQERPLYQQMLQRAVSMPWQIKARYVPLCALVPYMGSQQVLDACPTLPQQLLSCLSTNHLCPVAAELYRALVRQQCSQEQGDVQAELWAQHWLPLLSQALRSPLPILHSNAANHLLPWTLRQLPAAGTLLAAQFDGVDTAALRAWVSLLRVQRSTSGAMPLRAKAVARLQSCLRAREEGVRLAALGLLCGGPGHSLTGTEEQLLREFLPLNLNCHNSAFRQLLQAALRKVLGRLRDGALARLRGKDPVEPRGEGVGQPAQAIDFVEWLLQLCISSLTPWANYQRKKTALLLLTAILETCTDTWSPERKKGQPPRTMAMLLGHARQSGCWDFFSRPNLLALLGCLQDSTNEIRDMASELLIRYFPAAFPETLTPALLQLAQDALSSPRVQEAEAGAVLMKTILQKSDSSTLKFLALEASTAQTLTNRSLYFAQHLLRVLQAQLATAQQNLLQGAAMAPMHGVLAALRRCLLQVPEVATCMRAAELAYGWQELLSSLVGTTRDITSLLLGALQSQQGPGAEQQEASPSFADMGNAIGSLIMLGKGQQEEEEDSVLLSEEHSLILTCCWVSVKEVGLLLGGLAELLLSSPGAEHLLPLASLQTAAAVFQEILLRCRHWGAVEGCSMGFTKFCAALLNHPDTELQAIPQTILDRGLEALSGPRSSSITRRAAGFPMLFLCIVSGENPAQARPLLTRCIQTLLALATMALPQDWDQTLDLPQVCALHVLQTLVRGAGLGTALLRHATPMVALALRGLGSPCWAMRNAAIQLFSALTTRLLGQKQSSSEGCLVEGLSLPAFLGQHPQLGTVLLAELGEAVPGGPHLRPALHAILTLLAQLQPGPDEPSGPSTHFLEPLLKLAGSPIYAVRAMAAKALIPIVPLLQRPALLLRLAQQLPAPGGVRSHNALHGHLLQMRALLAPTLGTDALPAEALHPVALQLEARGWLLGPAQRCPLVRAAFLQVLALLPASLSPGFTQSIWDAISAELGNLMPGREPVCAELQVGAAVLHQTMARFACSEAARLADSESIHTVCSLLRHPHPDVHLAVLSWVTDGKGGECEELERALRLTLLENLQSVLRDRGNKEFLRLYLEALMHLCRNCPSWSQDASQKLQGSALVCVEMLLLVMETEHPGPELLSQALCAASLLLTMGFGDKDALLVQRWCVILEACAQPAADEVLRLAAACSLQAAGTKVLQQCRGAACPWLIPVALRVINVSIHLLQDEDPDVRHEAAGFASLVQRGVGKPGGDGCIFVQGNVGLLGLLQLLLDEFGQHPETFSSLLQHLPQPDLRAIVEDLEADTPPSLYKEDEPNVFAEPAALAQQLLPFLLQLLEKAPSSALHWLQAAGPSVLRDLHYCQQRWSHESSALCWMKELGCAVLRAALAVLLVRARLVAHALRALGEEHGAVLGLGCGAQELEQELVLVQGLLAEHGLAPAPQQNTVPGELGEAHGDS, from the exons ATGGGTGCCGAGCGGGAGGCGCGGGCCTGCGCCGCTTTCTACGGAGATGCGGGGCGATGCGGGCCGGGCCTCGCCGCGCTGCGCTGCGTGCGCTGCCTGCAGCAGTTCGCGgg gagcacagccaaGCGGTGCCGGGACAAGCACCTGGAGGAGGCCCTGCAGCTGGCGCGGACGCTGGGTGAAGAGCTGCGGGCGCTGGGTGAGACGGAGGCGCAGCCGCTGCTGCGCTGTGTCCTGGCCTTCCAGCTGGAGGCAGCGGGCAGCTCCAGCGCCTTCCAGAAGCTGGAACAG ATCGTGACCCAGCTGGCCGTGGGCCAGGAGGCTGTGCTGGCGCAGGAGGTGGGCACTCTGCTGGCCGGGCTGGCACTGCACAAAGAG GTGCTGTCACCTGAGGACCTTCAGGCAG TGTGCATGTTCATAGAGGAGAGCAGCCTGGGCCGGCACCACTGGCAACAGAACAtggccccactgctgcagcacctggcCCACACCCTGGGCTATGTGTTGCAGGGCCAACCGGCACCAAGCAGTGCTTGGGGCTGCCTGGCTGTCAAG GCCTGCCTCCAGCTCTTCCAGGCTCTGCCAAAGGATGTGGCCCCACTGGTATGGAGTGCAGCAGCAAAGAGTGAAGCTCTGCAGGACATCCTGAGACTTCTGCTGGAGGTGGTGGCAGGGAAG GCCCTGAGCAAGGACATGCGGCTGCTGGCAGGCACAGCGCTCAGCATGCTGCTGaacacagccccacagctcgAGAGCGGGGCCAGCGCTGCACTCGCCCTCTTCCAGCTCACGGACAGAG CAGATGCAGGGGAGCTGCGAGTTGGGGAGCTGGTGGTGGAGGCTCACAGCATCCCAGAGGCGGATGGGCTGGAGAAGCTGGCGCTGAGCAGGGGGCTGCTGACATGCTGCCGGGCAGAcatcctctgctgccagctggagGGCAGCACCTGTCAG gcctgcctgctgctggatgtGCTTTTCCCCACTGTGTGTGCCCTGAGCAAGGAGCAGAAGGACTGCCACTACCACTGCTTCCAAG TCATGGTGCTGTGGCTGCGGCGTGTCCAGGAGAACCTGCCCAAGCTCTGGCACCTGCGGGGCAGCCGCCTCCTGGCCaaggatgctgagctgctgcaggagctcacCCAGCTGGTATGGGACAATGCCGAGGCTCCG GTAGAGGGCGTTTCCGAGTTCATCCAGAGCTCCTTCCGACTCCTGCTGGAGATCTACCACCTGGAGTGCCAGCACTTTGAGGACCAGGAGAGACCCCTCTACCAACAGATGTTGCAGAGGGCGGTCTCAATGCCGTGGCAGATCAAGGCCAGATATGTGCCCCTGTGTGCCTTAGTCCCCTACATGGGCAGCCAACAG GTGCTGGATGCCTGCCCCACGctgccacagcagctcctgagctgcCTGTCCACCAACCACCTGTGCCCTGTGGCCGCTGAGCTCTACAGGGCCCTGGTGCGGCAGCAGTGCTCCCAGGAGCAGGGTGATGTACAGGCCGagctctgggcacagcactgGCTGCCACTCCTGAGCCAGGCGCTCCGCTCACCTCTGCCCATCCTGCACAGCAACGCCGCCAACCACCTCCTGCCCTGGACGCTGCGGCAGCTCCCGGCtgctggcacactgctggccgCCCAGTTTGATGGCGTGGATACGGCCGCGCTGCGGGCCTGGGTGTCACTGCTGCGGGTGCAGAGGAGCACATCTGGGGCCATGCCACTGCGGGCCAAGGCGGTAGCACGGCTGCAGTCTTGCCTGCGTGCCCGCGAGGAGGGCGTGCGGCTGGCAGCGCTGGGATTGCTGTGCGGCGGCCCCGGGCACAGCTTGACAGGCAccgaggagcagctgctgcggGAGTTCCTGCCGCTCAACCTCAACTGCCACAACTCTGCCTTTcggcagctgctgcaggcggCCCTGAGAAAGGTGCTGGGGCGGCTGCGGGATGGTGCGCTGGCACGGCTGCGGGGGAAGGACCCCGTGGAGCCAAGGGGCGAGGGAGTGGGACAGCCGGCGCAGGCCATAG ATTTTGTGGagtggctgctgcagctttgcatCTCCTCGCTCACCCCCTGGGCCAACTACCAGAGGAAGAAGAcggctctgctcctgctgacgGCCATTCTGGAGACCTGCACGGACACTTGGAGCCCCgagaggaagaaaggacagCCCCCAC ggACAATGGCCATGCTGTTGGGCCACGCCAGGCAGAGTGGCTGCTGGGACTTCTTCTCCCGGCCCaacctgctggcactgctgggctgcctgcaggacagCACCAACGAG ATCAGGGACATGGCCTCAGAGCTGCTCATCCGCTACTTCCCTGCGGCGTTCCCTGAGACCCTCACCCCAGCACTGCTACAGCTGGCCCAGGATGCCCTCAGCAGCCCGCGCGTGCAGGAGGCGGAAGCCGGAGCAGTGCTCATGAAGACAATCCTGCAGAA GTCAGACAGCAGCACCCTGAAGTTCCTGGCCCTGGaggccagcacagcccagaCACTGACAAACCGCAGCCTGTACTTCGCCCAGCACCTGTTACGGGTACTGCAGGCCCAGCTtgccacagctcagcagaacctactgcagggagcagccatgGCACCAATGCATG gtgtgcttgcagccctgcGGAGGTGCCTGCTGCAAGTGCCTGAAGTGGCCACCTGCATGCGAGCAGCAGAGTTGGCATACggctggcaggagctgctcagcagcctggTGGGCACTACAAGGGacatcacctccctgctgctgggtgctctgcagagccagcaggggcctggagctgagcagcaaG AGGCTTCCCCATCATTTGCAGACATGGGAAATGCAATTGGCTCACTCATCATGCTGGGGAAGggccagcaggaggaggaagaggactCAGTTCTGCTGTCAGAGGAGCACAGTTTGATCCTGACATGCTGTTGGGTCTCAGTGAAG GAAgttgggctgctgctgggaggcctggctgagctgctgctgtcatcCCCCGGAGCAGAGCACCTCCTGCCTCTTGCCAGcctgcagacagctgcagcaGTCTTCCAAGAGATCCTGCTGCGGTGCCGGCACTGG GGAGCAGTGGAGGGCTGCAGCATGGGCTTCACCAagttctgtgctgctctgctgaacCACCCTGACACGGAGCTGCAGGCGATCCCGCAGACCATACTGGACCGG GGCTTAGAAGCACTGAGTGGACCCCGGAGCAGCTCGATAACACGCCGTGCTGCCGGCTTCCCCATGCTCTTCCTCTGCATCGTCAGTGGGGAAAACCCAGCCCAGGCACGTCCACTCCTGACCCGCTGTATCCAAACACTGCTAGCCCTGGCCACCATGGCCCTGCCGCAGGACTGGGACCAAACCCTTGACCTCCCGCAG GTGTGTGCCCTGCACGTGCTGCAGACGCTGGTGCGcggtgcagggctgggcactGCGCTGCTGCGGCATGCCACCCCGATGGTGGCCCTGGCACTGCGGGGATTGGGCTCGCCTTGCTGGGCCATGAGGAATGCGGCCATCCAGCTCTTCA GTGCTCTCACCACACGGCTACTGGGCCAGAAGCAGAGCAGTAGTGAGGGCTGCCTGGTGGAGGGGCTGAGCCTGCCCGCGTTCCTGgggcagcacccacagctgggcactgtgctgctggctgagctgggGGAGGCCGTGCCCGGGGGGCCCCACCTGCGCCCTGCACTCCACGCCATCCTCACACTGCTGGcgcagctgcagcctggccccGATGAGCCCAGCGG CCCCTCCACTCACTTCCTGGAGCCGCTGCTGAAGCTGGCGGGGAGCCCCATCTACGCTGTGCGAGCCATGGCCGCCAAAGCACTGATTCCCATCGTCCCACTGCTGCAGcgccctgctctgctcctgcgCCTGGCCCAGCAGCTTCCCGCACCAGGGGGGGTCCGCTCGCACAACGCTCTGCATGGGCACCTGCTGCAGATGCGGGCACTGCTGGCCCCCACCCTGGGCACCGACGC GCTGCCGGCCGAGGCCTTGCACCCCGtggccctgcagctggaggcccGGGGCTGGCTGCTCGGCCCTGCCCAGCGCTGCCCGCTTGTCCGTGCCGCCTTCCTCCAGGTGCTCGCCCTCCTGCCCGCCTCCCTCAGCCCCGGCTTCACACAGAGCATCTGGGATGCCATCAGCGCTGAGCTGGGCAACCTCATGCCGGGCAGGGAGCCAGTCTGTGCCGAGCTGCAG GTGGGTGCAGCCGTCCTCCACCAGACCATGGCCCGCTTTGCATGCAGCGAGGCAGCCCGACTGGCTGACAGTGAGAGCATCCACACTGTCTGCTCGCTTCTGCGACATCCGCACCCCGATGTCCACCTTGCCGTGCTGAGCTGGGTGACTGATGGCAAGGGAGGAGAGTGCGAAGAACTGGAGAGGGCCCTCCGTTTGACACTGCTG GAGAACTTACAGTCAGTGCTGCGAGACAGAGGGAACAAAGAGTTCCTGAGATTGTACCTTGAGGCTTTGATGCATCTTTGCAGAAACTGCCCATCTTGGTCCCAGGATGCTTCCCAGAAGCTCCAGGGCTCTGCCTTAGTGTGTGTGGAAATGCTACTCCTCGTGATGGAGACGGAGCACCCTGGCCCGGAGCTCCTCTCCCAGGCGCTGTGtgctgccagcctgctgctCACCATGGG gTTTGGTGACAAGGACGCCCTGCTGGTGCAGCGGTGGTGCGTGATACTGGAGGCGTGcgctcagcctgcagcagatgAGGTGCTGCGGCTGGCGGCTGCatgctccctgcaggcagcgggCACCAAGGTGCTGCAGCAATGCAGGGGGGCTGCTTGCCCCTGGCTCATCCCTGTGGCACTGCG GGTGATAAACGTGAGCATTCACCTCCTGCAAGATGAGGACCCCGATGTACGGCACGAGGCTGCAGGTTTTGCGAGCCTGGTGCAGCGTGGTGTGGGGAAGCCAGGAGGAGATGGCTGCATCTTCGTGCAGGGCAacgtggggctgctgggcctcctgcagctcctcctggatGAGTTTGGGCAGCACCCTGAGACCTTCAGCTcgctgctgcagcacctgccCCAGCCTGACCTCAGGGCAATTGTGGAAGACCTGGAAGCTGACAC cccccccagcctgTACAAGGAGGACGAGCCCAATGTGTTTGCGGAGCCGGCCGCCCTGgcgcagcagctgctgcccttcctgctgcagctcctggagaaggcgcccagctctgccctgcactgGCTGCAGGCTGCGGGTCCCAGCGTGCTGCGGGACCTGCACTACTGCCAGCAGCGATGGAGCCACG AATCATCTGCACTCTGCTGgatgaaggagctgggctgtgccgtgctgcgtgctgccctggctgtgctgctggtgaggGCCCGGCTGGTGGCCCACGCGCTGCGGGCGCTGGGTGAggagcatggagctgtgctggggttGGGCTGTGGtgcccaggagctggagcaggagctggtgctggtgcAGGGGTTGCTGGCAGAACACGGGCTGGCCCCTGCGCCCCAACAGAACACTGTGCCAGGGGAGCTGGGAGAAGCACATGGAGACAGCTGA